One segment of Thunnus thynnus chromosome 19, fThuThy2.1, whole genome shotgun sequence DNA contains the following:
- the LOC137170422 gene encoding myosin-14 isoform X2, which produces MNPPLSPCPASPVFQRNREDFPASLGRLRQLIEDKVHILQSTITEDQQGSVSESDTRRGGLWRFAVLSEELTSHLQQLQRQTEQELSNIHTQLFRIKGRQQPLNTELFDLQEKKKQTEQELKRSSSLQTSTFQLCAFQELQASITEHLVESERLVFQEEALSTLRNLLTQDLQRYQEETQRLTCFTQKILKQSHRSDKEETFTNTTSGRSMQGKNETEQENNMHAPKSPLSPHQTTNKEEAGQAWRVSEKKPAAGLSRSSNLRRAGSIKDLISKFSGPDHIYSSGSPQSPSSGVGQVPKFTSTKALESPKSKSSPSTPSISRKDESPIPRITVTPPFRETNQNEVAWAQSGRRTSQITARIDCPVGGSIEKADSDARSKTQTTDSGRDSVADSGMGSESELDSNKQLDSPSEEEPSTPKLAPTTQNPKYQLFLNNELKTNGLSSRDADGPGSSGSVGESSPRPARWETSRLGTNHFRGSLESLASRDWDTMSDRSLNINISWREHKHQQGVVDSPPRVFNSPYSTAISMDYNPMYRMSEFKGQGGLSPSTSEMNLYSFNSRSSSPVGMTTPTLISPRTRFSAYDTLMKRRTEVNNTVIPTTHYSMRSATLGVPNKKDYIEELTKQLGACQKRNQFLEAESVEMEKERNQIRFEMRGLLVNNEDLLRTNTQLNIEMKRMREQMVEMERESQSMGEKYREMEIEVKQARDLMVEANTQEYAFNFLQQSLKNKIQDAEESLEKQTQHAKTLAEKLWLAERQLEELEVDKDTRDKRSSDLNNTIHRLETELSEALQVSTQSAAQMNLQQKLREDAQLRVEELEESLLEKDQELQRLQALVNRLQGEVSGKLIDKERTLEEEIQLRERIQLQCKQAERTVDDLQMELHSTNQAKDDLAKQVKQFQEKIIDLESDLEELQDSEQRWAAKHKRAIEQTEQLQLKLIQEKDLNDQLETEKATMERQFRELRMEVEELQSSRVQEDVISKTESKVKELENILRTEERNKAVLANTIGKLERRINELNNQMEEEHRVATEQKDLMTQRIRTLKRQLNEAEEDASRKEAQHRHTQRELAEERETSGRLQRQLLDQHLQTKRKETLSIRQTLDNLRLDLSVDDEDDDQQLPQQTNNHTKV; this is translated from the exons ACTCTTTCGGATTAAAGGCCGCCAGCAGCCGCTGAACACTGAGCTGTTTGATCttcaggagaagaagaaacaaacagaacaagagCTGAAGAGGAGCTCCAGTCTTCAGACATCCACG TTTCAGTTGTGTGCTTTTCAGGAGCTTCAGGCTTCCATCACCGAGCATTTGGTCGAATCAGAGAGGCTGGTGTTCCAGGAGGAGGCACTGAGCACGCTCCGTAACCTACTGACCCAAGACCTGCAGAGGTACCAGGAAGAGACGCAGAGACTGACCTGtttcacacagaaaatactCAAACAATCCCACAG GTCAGACAAAGAGGAAACCTTCACTAACACAACGAGTGGACGCAGCATGCAGGGAAAAAACGAGACagaacaagaaaacaacatg CATGCACCTAAGTCACCTCTTAGTCCTCACCAAACCACCAACAAAGAAGAGGCAGGGCAGGCCTGGAGAGTCAGTGAGAAGAAACCAGCTGCAGGCCTCTCACGTAGTTCAAATCTGCGCAGAGCCGGCAGCATTAAAGACCTGATCAGTAAATTCTCGGGTCCGGATCACATCTATTCTTCTGGTTCCCCACAAAGCCCTTCTTCTGGAGTAGGACAAGTCCCAAAGTTTACATCCACTAAGGCTCTTGAGTCTCCAAAGTCCAAGTCGAGTCCATCCACACCGAGCATCAGTAGAAAAGACGAGAGTCCAATTCCCAGAATTACTGTGACTCCTCCGTTCAGGGAAACCAATCAGAACGAGGTCGCATGGGCTCAAAGTGGCAGAAGAACTAGTCAGATAACTGCAAGAATCGACTGTCCAGTAGGAGGCAGCATTGAGAAGGCTGATTCAGATGCAAGGAGCAAAACACAAACCACAGACTCTGGTAGAGACTCAGTTGCTGACTCTGGCATGGGATCG GAGTCTGAATTAGATTCAAACAAGCAGCTGGACAGCCCATCAGAGGAGGAGCCCTCCACACCCAAATTGGCGCCAACCACCCAGAACCCAAAATATCAGCTGTTCCTCAACAACGAGCTGAAGACCAACGGGTTGAGTAGCAGGGATGCAGATGGTCCAGGAAGCAGCGGGTCGGTGGGGGAGAGCAGCCCAAGGCCAGCACGATGGGAGACCTCCCGGCTGGGGACGAACCACTTTCGAGGGTCTCTAGAGTCCCTGGCCTCGCGGGACTGGGACACTATGTCTGATCGG TCATTGAACATCAACATCTCCTGGAGAGAACACAAACATCAG caggGTGTTGTTGACAGCCCTCCCAGAGTGTTCAACAGTCCCTACAGCACAGCCATCTCCATGGATTACAACCCCATGTACCGGATGTCTGAGTTCAAG GGGCAGGGTGGTCTGTCTCCTTCCACCTCAGAGATGAACCTGTATAGCTTCAACAGTCGTAGCAGCAGTCCTGTGGGCATGACCACACCCACCCTCATCTCTCCCCGGACCCGATTCTCCGCCTACGATACcctgatgaagaggaggactGAGGTCAACAACACT GTGATACCCACCACCCACTACAGCATGCGCTCTGCGACTCTGGGGGTGCCGAATAAAAAAGACTACATAGAGGAGTTGACCAAACAGCTGGGCGCCTGCCAGAAG CGTAACCAGTTCCTGGAGGCAGAGAGTGTGGAaatggagaaggagaggaaccAGATCAG GTTTGAGATGCGTGGCCTGCTGGTGAATAATGAGGACCTGCTGAGGACTAACACTCAGCTGAACATtgagatgaagaggatgagagagcAGATggtggagatggagagagagagtcaatCCATGGgagagaaatacagagagatggag ATTGAGGTGAAGCAGGCCCGGGACTTGATGGTGGAGGCCAACACTCAGGAGTACGCCTTTAACTTCCTCCAGCAGTCCCTCAAAAACAAGATCCAGGACGCTGAG gagaGCCTAGAGAAGCAGACGCAGCACGCTAAGACACTGGCTGAGAAGTTGTGGCTGGCAGAGAGacagctggaggagctggaggtcGACAAAGACACCAGAGACAAGAGATCGTCTGATCTCAACAACACCATTCACAGACTGGAGACCGAG CTGAGCGAGGCCCTGCAGGTGTCCACGCAGTCTGCAGCACAGATGAACCTGCAGCAGAAGCTGCGTGAGGACGCTCAGCTGAGGGTGGAAGAGCTGGAGGAGTCTCTGCTGGAGAAGGACCAGGAGCTGCAGAGACTACAGGCTCTCGTGAACAGACTGCAGGGAGAG GTGTCTGGTAAGCTGATTGATAAGGAGCGGACGCTGGAGGAAGAGATCCAGCTGAGAGAGAGGATACAGCTGCAGTGTAAGCAGGCGGAGAGGACAGTGGACGACCTCCAAATGGAGCTGCACAGCACCAACCAGGCCAAAGATGACCTGGCCAAACAAGTCAAACAGTTTCAG GAGAAGATAATCGACCTGGAGAGTGATCTGGAGGAGCTGCAAGACAGTGAGCAGAGATGGGCCGCCAAGCACAAGAGAGCTATCGAACag ACCGAGCAGCTGCAACTGAAGCTGATTCAGGAGAAAGATCTGAACGACCAGCTGGAAACTGAGAAGGCCACCATGGAGAGAcag ttcCGTGAGCTGCGTATGGAGGTGGAGGAGCTTCAGAGCTCCAGAGTTCAGGAGGACGTCATCTCCAAGACAGAGAGCAAAGTCAAAGAGCTGGAGAACATTCTGAGGACTGAGGAGAG GAACAAAGCTGTTCTGGCAAATACCATCGGTAAACTGGAGAGGAGGATCAACGAGCTGAACAATCAGATGGAGGAGGAGCACAGAGTAGCTACTGAACAGAAAGACCtg ATGACCCAGAGGATCCGCACGCTGAAGCGTCAGCTGAATGAGGCGGAGGAAGACGCGAGCAGGAAGGAGGCGCAGCACCGCCACACCCAGAGAGAGCtggctgaggagagagagaccaGCGGGCGACTGCAGAGGCAGCTGCTGGACCAACACCTGCAGACaaa GCGTAAGGAGACTCTGTCGATCCGTCAGACTCTGGATAACCTGCGGTTGGACCTGAGCGTCGATGACGAAGATGACGATCAGCAGCTGccgcaacaaacaaacaaccacacCAAAGTCTAA
- the LOC137170422 gene encoding myosin-14 isoform X4, translated as MNPPLSPCPASPVFQRNREDFPASLGRLRQLIEDKVHILQSTITEDQQGSVSESDTRRGGLWRFAVLSEELTSHLQQLQRQTEQELSNIHTQLFRIKGRQQPLNTELFDLQEKKKQTEQELKRSSSLQTSTFQLCAFQELQASITEHLVESERLVFQEEALSTLRNLLTQDLQRYQEETQRLTCFTQKILKQSHRSDKEETFTNTTSGRSMQGKNETEQENNMHAPKSPLSPHQTTNKEEAGQAWRVSEKKPAAGLSRSSNLRRAGSIKDLISKFSGPDHIYSSGSPQSPSSGVGQVPKFTSTKALESPKSKSSPSTPSISRKDESPIPRITVTPPFRETNQNEVAWAQSGRRTSQITARIDCPVGGSIEKADSDARSKTQTTDSGRDSVADSGMGSESELDSNKQLDSPSEEEPSTPKLAPTTQNPKYQLFLNNELKTNGLSSRDADGPGSSGSVGESSPRPARWETSRLGTNHFRGSLESLASRDWDTMSDRGVVDSPPRVFNSPYSTAISMDYNPMYRMSEFKQGQGGLSPSTSEMNLYSFNSRSSSPVGMTTPTLISPRTRFSAYDTLMKRRTEVNNTVIPTTHYSMRSATLGVPNKKDYIEELTKQLGACQKRNQFLEAESVEMEKERNQIRFEMRGLLVNNEDLLRTNTQLNIEMKRMREQMVEMERESQSMGEKYREMEIEVKQARDLMVEANTQEYAFNFLQQSLKNKIQDAEESLEKQTQHAKTLAEKLWLAERQLEELEVDKDTRDKRSSDLNNTIHRLETELSEALQVSTQSAAQMNLQQKLREDAQLRVEELEESLLEKDQELQRLQALVNRLQGEVSGKLIDKERTLEEEIQLRERIQLQCKQAERTVDDLQMELHSTNQAKDDLAKQVKQFQEKIIDLESDLEELQDSEQRWAAKHKRAIEQTEQLQLKLIQEKDLNDQLETEKATMERQFRELRMEVEELQSSRVQEDVISKTESKVKELENILRTEERNKAVLANTIGKLERRINELNNQMEEEHRVATEQKDLMTQRIRTLKRQLNEAEEDASRKEAQHRHTQRELAEERETSGRLQRQLLDQHLQTKRKETLSIRQTLDNLRLDLSVDDEDDDQQLPQQTNNHTKV; from the exons ACTCTTTCGGATTAAAGGCCGCCAGCAGCCGCTGAACACTGAGCTGTTTGATCttcaggagaagaagaaacaaacagaacaagagCTGAAGAGGAGCTCCAGTCTTCAGACATCCACG TTTCAGTTGTGTGCTTTTCAGGAGCTTCAGGCTTCCATCACCGAGCATTTGGTCGAATCAGAGAGGCTGGTGTTCCAGGAGGAGGCACTGAGCACGCTCCGTAACCTACTGACCCAAGACCTGCAGAGGTACCAGGAAGAGACGCAGAGACTGACCTGtttcacacagaaaatactCAAACAATCCCACAG GTCAGACAAAGAGGAAACCTTCACTAACACAACGAGTGGACGCAGCATGCAGGGAAAAAACGAGACagaacaagaaaacaacatg CATGCACCTAAGTCACCTCTTAGTCCTCACCAAACCACCAACAAAGAAGAGGCAGGGCAGGCCTGGAGAGTCAGTGAGAAGAAACCAGCTGCAGGCCTCTCACGTAGTTCAAATCTGCGCAGAGCCGGCAGCATTAAAGACCTGATCAGTAAATTCTCGGGTCCGGATCACATCTATTCTTCTGGTTCCCCACAAAGCCCTTCTTCTGGAGTAGGACAAGTCCCAAAGTTTACATCCACTAAGGCTCTTGAGTCTCCAAAGTCCAAGTCGAGTCCATCCACACCGAGCATCAGTAGAAAAGACGAGAGTCCAATTCCCAGAATTACTGTGACTCCTCCGTTCAGGGAAACCAATCAGAACGAGGTCGCATGGGCTCAAAGTGGCAGAAGAACTAGTCAGATAACTGCAAGAATCGACTGTCCAGTAGGAGGCAGCATTGAGAAGGCTGATTCAGATGCAAGGAGCAAAACACAAACCACAGACTCTGGTAGAGACTCAGTTGCTGACTCTGGCATGGGATCG GAGTCTGAATTAGATTCAAACAAGCAGCTGGACAGCCCATCAGAGGAGGAGCCCTCCACACCCAAATTGGCGCCAACCACCCAGAACCCAAAATATCAGCTGTTCCTCAACAACGAGCTGAAGACCAACGGGTTGAGTAGCAGGGATGCAGATGGTCCAGGAAGCAGCGGGTCGGTGGGGGAGAGCAGCCCAAGGCCAGCACGATGGGAGACCTCCCGGCTGGGGACGAACCACTTTCGAGGGTCTCTAGAGTCCCTGGCCTCGCGGGACTGGGACACTATGTCTGATCGG gGTGTTGTTGACAGCCCTCCCAGAGTGTTCAACAGTCCCTACAGCACAGCCATCTCCATGGATTACAACCCCATGTACCGGATGTCTGAGTTCAAG caGGGGCAGGGTGGTCTGTCTCCTTCCACCTCAGAGATGAACCTGTATAGCTTCAACAGTCGTAGCAGCAGTCCTGTGGGCATGACCACACCCACCCTCATCTCTCCCCGGACCCGATTCTCCGCCTACGATACcctgatgaagaggaggactGAGGTCAACAACACT GTGATACCCACCACCCACTACAGCATGCGCTCTGCGACTCTGGGGGTGCCGAATAAAAAAGACTACATAGAGGAGTTGACCAAACAGCTGGGCGCCTGCCAGAAG CGTAACCAGTTCCTGGAGGCAGAGAGTGTGGAaatggagaaggagaggaaccAGATCAG GTTTGAGATGCGTGGCCTGCTGGTGAATAATGAGGACCTGCTGAGGACTAACACTCAGCTGAACATtgagatgaagaggatgagagagcAGATggtggagatggagagagagagtcaatCCATGGgagagaaatacagagagatggag ATTGAGGTGAAGCAGGCCCGGGACTTGATGGTGGAGGCCAACACTCAGGAGTACGCCTTTAACTTCCTCCAGCAGTCCCTCAAAAACAAGATCCAGGACGCTGAG gagaGCCTAGAGAAGCAGACGCAGCACGCTAAGACACTGGCTGAGAAGTTGTGGCTGGCAGAGAGacagctggaggagctggaggtcGACAAAGACACCAGAGACAAGAGATCGTCTGATCTCAACAACACCATTCACAGACTGGAGACCGAG CTGAGCGAGGCCCTGCAGGTGTCCACGCAGTCTGCAGCACAGATGAACCTGCAGCAGAAGCTGCGTGAGGACGCTCAGCTGAGGGTGGAAGAGCTGGAGGAGTCTCTGCTGGAGAAGGACCAGGAGCTGCAGAGACTACAGGCTCTCGTGAACAGACTGCAGGGAGAG GTGTCTGGTAAGCTGATTGATAAGGAGCGGACGCTGGAGGAAGAGATCCAGCTGAGAGAGAGGATACAGCTGCAGTGTAAGCAGGCGGAGAGGACAGTGGACGACCTCCAAATGGAGCTGCACAGCACCAACCAGGCCAAAGATGACCTGGCCAAACAAGTCAAACAGTTTCAG GAGAAGATAATCGACCTGGAGAGTGATCTGGAGGAGCTGCAAGACAGTGAGCAGAGATGGGCCGCCAAGCACAAGAGAGCTATCGAACag ACCGAGCAGCTGCAACTGAAGCTGATTCAGGAGAAAGATCTGAACGACCAGCTGGAAACTGAGAAGGCCACCATGGAGAGAcag ttcCGTGAGCTGCGTATGGAGGTGGAGGAGCTTCAGAGCTCCAGAGTTCAGGAGGACGTCATCTCCAAGACAGAGAGCAAAGTCAAAGAGCTGGAGAACATTCTGAGGACTGAGGAGAG GAACAAAGCTGTTCTGGCAAATACCATCGGTAAACTGGAGAGGAGGATCAACGAGCTGAACAATCAGATGGAGGAGGAGCACAGAGTAGCTACTGAACAGAAAGACCtg ATGACCCAGAGGATCCGCACGCTGAAGCGTCAGCTGAATGAGGCGGAGGAAGACGCGAGCAGGAAGGAGGCGCAGCACCGCCACACCCAGAGAGAGCtggctgaggagagagagaccaGCGGGCGACTGCAGAGGCAGCTGCTGGACCAACACCTGCAGACaaa GCGTAAGGAGACTCTGTCGATCCGTCAGACTCTGGATAACCTGCGGTTGGACCTGAGCGTCGATGACGAAGATGACGATCAGCAGCTGccgcaacaaacaaacaaccacacCAAAGTCTAA
- the LOC137170422 gene encoding cingulin isoform X6 yields the protein MNPPLSPCPASPVFQRNREDFPASLGRLRQLIEDKVHILQSTITEDQQGSVSESDTRRGGLWRFAVLSEELTSHLQQLQRQTEQELSNIHTQLFRIKGRQQPLNTELFDLQEKKKQTEQELKRSSSLQTSTFQLCAFQELQASITEHLVESERLVFQEEALSTLRNLLTQDLQRYQEETQRLTCFTQKILKQSHRSDKEETFTNTTSGRSMQGKNETEQENNMESELDSNKQLDSPSEEEPSTPKLAPTTQNPKYQLFLNNELKTNGLSSRDADGPGSSGSVGESSPRPARWETSRLGTNHFRGSLESLASRDWDTMSDRSLNINISWREHKHQQGVVDSPPRVFNSPYSTAISMDYNPMYRMSEFKQGQGGLSPSTSEMNLYSFNSRSSSPVGMTTPTLISPRTRFSAYDTLMKRRTEVNNTVIPTTHYSMRSATLGVPNKKDYIEELTKQLGACQKRNQFLEAESVEMEKERNQIRFEMRGLLVNNEDLLRTNTQLNIEMKRMREQMVEMERESQSMGEKYREMEIEVKQARDLMVEANTQEYAFNFLQQSLKNKIQDAEESLEKQTQHAKTLAEKLWLAERQLEELEVDKDTRDKRSSDLNNTIHRLETELSEALQVSTQSAAQMNLQQKLREDAQLRVEELEESLLEKDQELQRLQALVNRLQGEVSGKLIDKERTLEEEIQLRERIQLQCKQAERTVDDLQMELHSTNQAKDDLAKQVKQFQEKIIDLESDLEELQDSEQRWAAKHKRAIEQTEQLQLKLIQEKDLNDQLETEKATMERQFRELRMEVEELQSSRVQEDVISKTESKVKELENILRTEERNKAVLANTIGKLERRINELNNQMEEEHRVATEQKDLMTQRIRTLKRQLNEAEEDASRKEAQHRHTQRELAEERETSGRLQRQLLDQHLQTKRKETLSIRQTLDNLRLDLSVDDEDDDQQLPQQTNNHTKV from the exons ACTCTTTCGGATTAAAGGCCGCCAGCAGCCGCTGAACACTGAGCTGTTTGATCttcaggagaagaagaaacaaacagaacaagagCTGAAGAGGAGCTCCAGTCTTCAGACATCCACG TTTCAGTTGTGTGCTTTTCAGGAGCTTCAGGCTTCCATCACCGAGCATTTGGTCGAATCAGAGAGGCTGGTGTTCCAGGAGGAGGCACTGAGCACGCTCCGTAACCTACTGACCCAAGACCTGCAGAGGTACCAGGAAGAGACGCAGAGACTGACCTGtttcacacagaaaatactCAAACAATCCCACAG GTCAGACAAAGAGGAAACCTTCACTAACACAACGAGTGGACGCAGCATGCAGGGAAAAAACGAGACagaacaagaaaacaacatg GAGTCTGAATTAGATTCAAACAAGCAGCTGGACAGCCCATCAGAGGAGGAGCCCTCCACACCCAAATTGGCGCCAACCACCCAGAACCCAAAATATCAGCTGTTCCTCAACAACGAGCTGAAGACCAACGGGTTGAGTAGCAGGGATGCAGATGGTCCAGGAAGCAGCGGGTCGGTGGGGGAGAGCAGCCCAAGGCCAGCACGATGGGAGACCTCCCGGCTGGGGACGAACCACTTTCGAGGGTCTCTAGAGTCCCTGGCCTCGCGGGACTGGGACACTATGTCTGATCGG TCATTGAACATCAACATCTCCTGGAGAGAACACAAACATCAG caggGTGTTGTTGACAGCCCTCCCAGAGTGTTCAACAGTCCCTACAGCACAGCCATCTCCATGGATTACAACCCCATGTACCGGATGTCTGAGTTCAAG caGGGGCAGGGTGGTCTGTCTCCTTCCACCTCAGAGATGAACCTGTATAGCTTCAACAGTCGTAGCAGCAGTCCTGTGGGCATGACCACACCCACCCTCATCTCTCCCCGGACCCGATTCTCCGCCTACGATACcctgatgaagaggaggactGAGGTCAACAACACT GTGATACCCACCACCCACTACAGCATGCGCTCTGCGACTCTGGGGGTGCCGAATAAAAAAGACTACATAGAGGAGTTGACCAAACAGCTGGGCGCCTGCCAGAAG CGTAACCAGTTCCTGGAGGCAGAGAGTGTGGAaatggagaaggagaggaaccAGATCAG GTTTGAGATGCGTGGCCTGCTGGTGAATAATGAGGACCTGCTGAGGACTAACACTCAGCTGAACATtgagatgaagaggatgagagagcAGATggtggagatggagagagagagtcaatCCATGGgagagaaatacagagagatggag ATTGAGGTGAAGCAGGCCCGGGACTTGATGGTGGAGGCCAACACTCAGGAGTACGCCTTTAACTTCCTCCAGCAGTCCCTCAAAAACAAGATCCAGGACGCTGAG gagaGCCTAGAGAAGCAGACGCAGCACGCTAAGACACTGGCTGAGAAGTTGTGGCTGGCAGAGAGacagctggaggagctggaggtcGACAAAGACACCAGAGACAAGAGATCGTCTGATCTCAACAACACCATTCACAGACTGGAGACCGAG CTGAGCGAGGCCCTGCAGGTGTCCACGCAGTCTGCAGCACAGATGAACCTGCAGCAGAAGCTGCGTGAGGACGCTCAGCTGAGGGTGGAAGAGCTGGAGGAGTCTCTGCTGGAGAAGGACCAGGAGCTGCAGAGACTACAGGCTCTCGTGAACAGACTGCAGGGAGAG GTGTCTGGTAAGCTGATTGATAAGGAGCGGACGCTGGAGGAAGAGATCCAGCTGAGAGAGAGGATACAGCTGCAGTGTAAGCAGGCGGAGAGGACAGTGGACGACCTCCAAATGGAGCTGCACAGCACCAACCAGGCCAAAGATGACCTGGCCAAACAAGTCAAACAGTTTCAG GAGAAGATAATCGACCTGGAGAGTGATCTGGAGGAGCTGCAAGACAGTGAGCAGAGATGGGCCGCCAAGCACAAGAGAGCTATCGAACag ACCGAGCAGCTGCAACTGAAGCTGATTCAGGAGAAAGATCTGAACGACCAGCTGGAAACTGAGAAGGCCACCATGGAGAGAcag ttcCGTGAGCTGCGTATGGAGGTGGAGGAGCTTCAGAGCTCCAGAGTTCAGGAGGACGTCATCTCCAAGACAGAGAGCAAAGTCAAAGAGCTGGAGAACATTCTGAGGACTGAGGAGAG GAACAAAGCTGTTCTGGCAAATACCATCGGTAAACTGGAGAGGAGGATCAACGAGCTGAACAATCAGATGGAGGAGGAGCACAGAGTAGCTACTGAACAGAAAGACCtg ATGACCCAGAGGATCCGCACGCTGAAGCGTCAGCTGAATGAGGCGGAGGAAGACGCGAGCAGGAAGGAGGCGCAGCACCGCCACACCCAGAGAGAGCtggctgaggagagagagaccaGCGGGCGACTGCAGAGGCAGCTGCTGGACCAACACCTGCAGACaaa GCGTAAGGAGACTCTGTCGATCCGTCAGACTCTGGATAACCTGCGGTTGGACCTGAGCGTCGATGACGAAGATGACGATCAGCAGCTGccgcaacaaacaaacaaccacacCAAAGTCTAA